A DNA window from Mucilaginibacter xinganensis contains the following coding sequences:
- the ybeY gene encoding rRNA maturation RNase YbeY, producing the protein MPAIQFFEEDITYKLKNKTAVRGWITETIHAEGYKLKELTYVFCSDSYLLQINQQYLDHDTYTDIITFDNSEIAGTIVGDIFISIDRIRENAVKYSHSEADELHRVIIHGALHLLGYTDKSIPEKKKMTLKEDFYLNKRSFIS; encoded by the coding sequence ATGCCGGCAATACAGTTTTTTGAAGAAGACATCACTTATAAATTAAAAAACAAAACAGCCGTGCGCGGCTGGATTACCGAAACCATTCACGCCGAAGGATACAAATTAAAGGAACTTACCTACGTGTTTTGTTCAGACAGTTACCTGCTGCAGATTAACCAGCAGTATCTTGACCATGACACTTACACCGATATTATAACTTTTGATAACTCGGAGATCGCCGGCACCATAGTTGGCGATATTTTTATTTCTATTGACCGCATCCGCGAAAACGCAGTAAAATACAGCCATTCCGAAGCCGACGAGCTGCACCGCGTTATTATACACGGCGCCCTGCACCTGCTGGGTTATACCGACAAATCCATCCCCGAAAAGAAAAAAATGACATTAAAAGAGGATTTCTATTTGAATAAGCGCAGCTTTATTAGCTAA
- a CDS encoding glutathione peroxidase, which yields MKILALILALTFLPAAKSVYDFKLKTIDGEAFSLAKYKGKKVLVVNTASKCGFTPQYKELQKLADQYKDKLVVVGFPANNFGQQEPGANTEIKSFCEKNYGVTFPLSEKVSVKGDDIDPLFKYLTEAPNPDFTGEIKWNFEKFLIDENGKLIHRFRSATTPLSADITKYL from the coding sequence ATGAAAATACTTGCTCTAATTTTAGCCCTAACATTTTTGCCGGCTGCAAAATCAGTTTATGATTTTAAACTGAAAACTATTGATGGCGAGGCTTTTTCCCTGGCCAAATACAAAGGTAAAAAGGTGCTGGTAGTTAATACCGCTTCAAAATGCGGCTTTACCCCACAGTACAAAGAATTACAGAAACTGGCCGATCAGTACAAAGATAAGCTGGTTGTGGTAGGTTTTCCGGCCAATAACTTTGGCCAGCAGGAGCCCGGTGCAAATACTGAGATCAAATCATTCTGCGAAAAAAACTACGGAGTTACCTTCCCGCTTAGCGAAAAAGTTAGCGTAAAAGGCGATGACATCGACCCTTTGTTTAAATACTTAACAGAGGCGCCAAACCCCGATTTTACAGGCGAGATCAAATGGAACTTCGAGAAATTCCTGATCGACGAAAATGGTAAACTGATCCACCGCTTCCGCTCGGCAACTACACCATTATCTGCTGATATTACAAAATACCTGTAA
- a CDS encoding response regulator: MAKKILIVDNNMLMIEVMTYILINSGYEVFAACSGSEIFEQIKAEHPDLIILDARLPDITGPEICQLIKLNKTTAMLPVIMCSGDEAANAGLHKQGAPDDLLIKPFDIKSLLQKVAYQLAA; encoded by the coding sequence ATGGCAAAGAAGATCTTAATAGTTGATAATAATATGTTAATGATAGAGGTGATGACCTATATCCTTATCAATAGCGGCTACGAGGTGTTTGCAGCATGCAGCGGCAGCGAAATATTTGAGCAGATTAAAGCGGAACACCCCGATTTGATTATCCTGGATGCGCGGTTGCCCGACATAACCGGCCCCGAGATCTGCCAGCTTATTAAACTGAACAAAACCACCGCCATGCTGCCCGTTATTATGTGCTCAGGCGATGAAGCCGCTAACGCCGGTCTGCACAAACAGGGGGCTCCCGACGACTTACTGATCAAACCCTTTGACATTAAGAGCCTGCTGCAAAAGGTAGCATACCAGCTGGCCGCCTGA
- a CDS encoding LacI family DNA-binding transcriptional regulator, with protein MDNINIKILAKELNISTSTISRAFNGNSDINKDTKEKILAYAREHNFLPNHYASNLRDKKSRTLAVIIPEITNEFFSQAINGIEEVARKKGFYILLYRTDDVFEKEVSFVSYLNNGKVDGIIMSVSGEANDHNYLRKLEQKNIPVVFFDRVYEDIDAAKVTTNDYDSSFAATEHLIETGCKKIAYLVVNKSISIGKVRMQGYVDALQKHNISFVDELVIDCSNDEKENFVIIKKVLEDIKPDGIFSSVERLAFATYYVCNDINLNIPRDLKVISFSSLGIAPLLCPPLSTITQPAYEMGIKAATLLFDELESKGQPITKKVHVLKSKLFIRKSSSGV; from the coding sequence ATGGATAATATTAATATCAAGATACTGGCAAAGGAGCTTAACATATCAACCTCTACTATTTCCAGGGCATTTAACGGCAATTCTGATATTAATAAGGACACAAAGGAGAAGATCCTGGCGTATGCCCGCGAGCATAACTTTTTGCCCAACCATTACGCCAGTAACCTGCGCGATAAAAAGAGCCGCACACTGGCCGTGATTATCCCCGAAATTACCAACGAATTTTTTTCGCAGGCCATTAACGGCATTGAGGAAGTGGCCCGTAAAAAGGGTTTCTACATCCTGCTGTACCGCACGGACGATGTTTTTGAAAAAGAGGTGTCTTTTGTAAGCTACCTGAACAACGGCAAGGTGGATGGCATTATCATGTCGGTTTCCGGCGAGGCTAACGACCACAACTACCTGCGCAAGCTGGAACAAAAGAATATCCCCGTAGTGTTTTTTGACCGTGTTTATGAAGATATTGATGCCGCCAAAGTTACCACCAATGACTATGACAGCAGCTTTGCCGCTACCGAACACCTGATTGAAACGGGCTGCAAAAAGATAGCCTACCTGGTGGTAAACAAAAGCATCTCTATTGGTAAGGTGCGGATGCAGGGGTATGTTGATGCGCTGCAAAAGCACAACATCTCATTTGTGGATGAGCTGGTGATTGATTGCAGTAACGATGAAAAGGAAAACTTTGTGATTATTAAGAAGGTGCTGGAAGACATCAAGCCCGACGGGATCTTCAGTTCGGTGGAGCGTTTGGCCTTTGCTACCTACTATGTGTGTAACGATATAAACCTCAACATCCCCCGCGACCTGAAAGTGATCAGTTTCTCCAGCCTGGGGATTGCCCCGCTGCTTTGTCCGCCACTTTCAACCATTACCCAGCCGGCCTACGAAATGGGCATTAAAGCCGCTACCCTGCTGTTTGATGAATTGGAAAGCAAGGGTCAGCCTATTACCAAAAAGGTGCATGTGCTTAAATCAAAGCTGTTTATCCGGAAATCGTCTTCGGGGGTGTAG
- a CDS encoding biosynthetic peptidoglycan transglycosylase, protein MNKYFVQMQLPDLKKIHINPKYIRIAAIVLASLFVLLGIGGYVAYSKREVLLQKAIAKAKDKARSKYNLDLQIGSAHFTGLSTVAFSDITVVPEHRDSLLSIKQFQVSVKLFPLIFGNVKLADVEMEQAHLNLTDIKHVRNFDFLFKKKRDSTIKTRVDLAELSSNLINQVLYKIPDNLKVNNFLVSFKSDSNSFTALAQTALIKDGHLTSTININNGLALWHFDGRMHPSDKDIDIKLYADGKKVEIPFVEKRYHLKASFDTASVRLSKVEHSSGETRIFGYWGVRNLLINHPGLSSNDIVIPDGGIDANLFVGQNYLSLDSSSTIHLKKITAHPYLKYTLNPVKIYELKLNTGWQNAQDIFDSFPTGMFESLEGIQVTGKLNYNLNIFLNTAHPDDVQFDSRLDKQAFNIVKYGKTDLSRLNKVFVYTPYEKGKPMGPHIIGPENSYYTPLDQISPNLRNAVMTAEDPSFYTNHGFVEESIRKSLATDFKDKKFKRGGSTISMQLVKNTFLSREKTLARKIEEILIVWMIENNRIMSKNRMLEVYFNIIEWGRNVYGIGEASRYYFGKSPSELTVGESIYLASIVPHPKTGLYSFMPDGSLRPGLAGYFNLIGNLMAGHGKLQRDSSNYGFYDVRLKESLRREVAPVSTTVADSLMKQNDDDEAAPVVLVEPEVKKPSFLQRLFGKKDTTTKKEEAKQQDAKAKLKADIEKLKEEEKRKEDLIDTAGKTRKEIRQEKKRLRNEEKEAEKALKALVKD, encoded by the coding sequence TTGAATAAATATTTTGTGCAGATGCAGCTACCTGATCTTAAAAAAATACATATTAATCCAAAATATATCCGCATTGCCGCCATTGTGCTTGCTTCACTTTTTGTATTGCTGGGCATAGGTGGCTACGTTGCCTACTCCAAGCGCGAAGTACTGCTGCAAAAGGCTATAGCCAAAGCAAAAGATAAAGCCCGCAGTAAGTACAATTTAGACCTGCAGATAGGCTCGGCACACTTTACCGGACTTAGCACCGTGGCATTCAGCGATATTACCGTTGTGCCCGAGCATCGCGACAGCCTGTTAAGCATCAAACAGTTCCAGGTAAGTGTTAAACTGTTCCCGCTCATTTTCGGCAACGTTAAGCTGGCTGATGTGGAAATGGAACAGGCGCATTTAAACCTTACCGATATTAAGCATGTGCGCAATTTCGACTTCCTTTTTAAGAAGAAGCGCGATAGCACTATAAAGACCCGGGTTGACCTTGCAGAACTGTCAAGCAACCTGATTAACCAGGTGCTGTACAAGATCCCCGACAACCTTAAGGTGAACAACTTTTTGGTATCGTTTAAAAGCGACAGCAACAGCTTTACCGCGCTGGCACAAACCGCGCTTATAAAAGACGGGCACCTTACCTCAACCATCAATATCAACAACGGGTTGGCGTTATGGCACTTTGACGGCCGGATGCACCCCTCTGATAAAGACATTGATATAAAACTTTATGCCGATGGCAAAAAGGTGGAGATCCCCTTTGTTGAAAAACGATACCACCTTAAAGCGAGCTTTGATACCGCCAGCGTACGCCTTAGCAAAGTGGAGCACAGCAGCGGCGAAACCCGTATTTTTGGCTATTGGGGGGTGCGAAACCTGCTTATTAACCATCCCGGCCTGTCAAGCAATGACATTGTGATCCCCGACGGCGGCATTGATGCCAACCTGTTTGTGGGCCAAAACTATCTGTCGCTGGATAGCTCGTCAACCATCCACCTCAAAAAGATCACAGCGCATCCTTACCTTAAATACACCCTTAACCCGGTAAAAATTTATGAGCTGAAACTGAATACCGGCTGGCAAAATGCGCAGGACATTTTTGATTCGTTCCCTACCGGGATGTTTGAGTCGCTGGAGGGTATCCAGGTAACGGGCAAGCTGAATTACAACCTGAATATCTTTTTAAATACCGCCCATCCTGATGATGTGCAGTTTGATTCGCGGCTGGATAAGCAGGCCTTTAACATTGTAAAATACGGTAAGACCGACTTAAGCCGGCTAAACAAGGTGTTTGTTTACACCCCCTACGAAAAAGGCAAGCCGATGGGGCCGCACATTATCGGGCCCGAAAATTCGTACTATACCCCGCTCGACCAGATCTCGCCCAACCTGCGCAACGCGGTTATGACCGCCGAGGACCCGTCCTTTTATACTAACCATGGTTTTGTGGAAGAATCGATCCGTAAATCACTGGCGACAGACTTTAAGGATAAGAAGTTTAAACGCGGCGGCAGCACCATATCCATGCAGCTGGTGAAGAACACTTTTTTAAGCCGCGAAAAAACCCTTGCCCGCAAAATTGAAGAGATCCTGATTGTATGGATGATTGAGAACAACCGCATCATGAGCAAAAACCGCATGCTGGAGGTTTATTTTAATATTATTGAATGGGGCCGCAATGTTTATGGCATTGGCGAGGCATCCAGGTATTACTTTGGAAAATCACCATCGGAGTTAACCGTAGGAGAGAGCATTTATTTAGCCAGCATTGTTCCGCACCCTAAAACAGGCTTGTATTCCTTTATGCCCGATGGCTCGCTCAGGCCCGGCCTGGCAGGCTACTTTAACCTGATAGGCAACCTGATGGCAGGACATGGCAAACTGCAGCGCGACAGCAGCAATTACGGCTTTTACGACGTGAGGCTTAAAGAAAGCCTGCGCCGCGAAGTTGCACCCGTTAGCACCACAGTAGCCGACAGCCTGATGAAGCAAAACGACGATGACGAAGCAGCACCGGTTGTACTGGTGGAGCCCGAGGTAAAGAAACCCTCGTTTTTACAGCGCCTGTTTGGCAAAAAGGATACCACCACCAAAAAAGAAGAAGCAAAGCAGCAGGATGCAAAGGCAAAGCTGAAAGCGGACATTGAAAAGCTGAAAGAAGAAGAAAAACGGAAGGAAGACCTGATAGATACCGCCGGGAAAACCCGGAAAGAGATCCGCCAGGAAAAGAAACGGCTCCGGAACGAAGAAAAAGAGGCAGAGAAAGCCCTGAAGGCGCTGGTGAAAGACTAG
- a CDS encoding DUF3050 domain-containing protein — MNAHIQKLQLAIEPLRQQIINHKVYGLITSIDDLGVFMNHHIYAVWDFMSLLKALQQNLTCTTVPWFPAGSANTRYLINEIVTGEESDVDGEGIRKSHFEMYLDAMQQCGAEPAGFLNFMQAVKNTGSVTAAFDVIGAPATVHSFVEHTFDVINSGKAYLQAAVFTFGREDLIPNMFLSIVNDLNSKFPGQVSQFKYYLDRHIEVDGDHHSNLALEMTAELCGDDTGKWAEITSAAVIALQKRIGLWDGVYAEIMSSRVIEQA; from the coding sequence ATGAACGCGCACATACAAAAACTACAACTGGCCATTGAGCCGCTACGGCAGCAGATTATTAACCATAAAGTTTACGGCTTAATAACCAGCATTGACGACCTGGGGGTTTTTATGAACCACCACATTTATGCTGTTTGGGATTTTATGTCGCTGCTGAAAGCGTTGCAGCAAAACCTAACCTGCACCACGGTGCCCTGGTTCCCGGCTGGTTCGGCAAACACCCGGTACCTGATCAACGAGATTGTTACAGGCGAAGAATCAGACGTTGATGGTGAGGGCATCCGCAAAAGCCATTTTGAGATGTATCTTGATGCCATGCAGCAGTGCGGTGCTGAACCTGCCGGCTTTCTTAATTTTATGCAGGCCGTTAAAAATACAGGCAGCGTAACTGCAGCCTTTGATGTAATTGGTGCCCCGGCAACCGTGCACAGCTTTGTTGAGCATACTTTTGATGTAATAAACAGCGGCAAAGCATACCTGCAGGCTGCCGTTTTTACTTTCGGAAGAGAGGATCTGATCCCCAATATGTTCCTTTCTATTGTTAACGACCTGAACAGTAAATTCCCGGGACAAGTATCGCAGTTTAAATATTATTTGGACCGCCATATTGAAGTGGACGGCGACCACCACAGCAACCTCGCGCTGGAAATGACCGCCGAACTGTGCGGAGATGATACCGGTAAATGGGCTGAGATCACCTCGGCGGCTGTCATCGCACTGCAAAAACGGATCGGCCTTTGGGATGGCGTTTACGCGGAAATTATGAGCAGCCGGGTAATTGAGCAGGCCTGA
- a CDS encoding GH92 family glycosyl hydrolase, which yields MKKILTAFLSCAAVIAAAQPKPSGNLVQYVKPIIGTQRMGHVFPGATVPFGMVQLSPETDTPSYELNGKYNPDVYKYCAGYQYDDKTIVGFSHTHFSGTGHSDLGDFLIMPTVGPVQLNPGTADKPGSGYRSAFSHANEVSAANYYKVKLDASNIIAEMTTSTRVGFHQYTFPKSDNAHIILDLMAGIYNYPDKNVWTYLRMVDDSTVVGYRSTNGWARTRTLYFAMTFNKPFIQMGYKKFDKREVYGGFWGKFARVKNFPELAGRQLKTFFDFKTEEGEKIKIKFALSPVSIDGALNNMKAEIPGWDFDKVKNDGQAQWEAELHKIVIEGSKDEKEDFYTSMYHAMINPTIYMDVDGQYKGLDQNIHKAEGFTNYTTFSLWDTHRALHPLFNIIDPKRNSDMVQSMMAHFDQSPEHMLPIWSNSANENWCMSGYHSVSVIADAVVKGNAPFDANKALDACVATARHRDYEGIGYYMDLGYIPDEKNGNSVSSTQEYAYDDFCIAQMAKKLNRMDVYEEFNKRAQNWKNVYDPKTGFMHPKMADGTFRKNFDPFTTINQGFIEGNAWNYTLYVPHDPAGLIKMMGGNKRFITYVDSLFSYNLPDKYFAETEDITKDGIIGNYVHGNEPSHHVAYLYDWTDKPWKAQEKIRMILPRMYKPTPDGLGGNDDTGQMSAWYIFSSLGFYPVAPATDQYAIGSPAVQHAVVQVGDGKTFTINVKNQSDKNVYIQKITLNGQPHPGMFLSHSDIMNGGEITFVMGSKHK from the coding sequence ATGAAGAAAATACTGACCGCTTTTTTAAGCTGTGCAGCCGTCATTGCTGCGGCTCAACCCAAACCATCCGGCAACTTGGTGCAATACGTAAAGCCAATAATTGGCACGCAGCGTATGGGCCACGTATTTCCGGGTGCCACCGTGCCTTTCGGCATGGTGCAGCTGAGCCCCGAAACCGATACCCCGAGTTATGAGCTTAACGGCAAATATAACCCCGATGTTTATAAATATTGTGCCGGTTACCAGTACGATGATAAAACCATTGTAGGCTTTAGCCATACCCACTTTAGCGGCACCGGCCACAGCGATTTGGGCGACTTTTTAATTATGCCTACAGTTGGCCCGGTTCAGCTTAACCCCGGCACCGCCGATAAACCGGGCAGTGGCTACCGCTCGGCTTTTTCACATGCCAATGAGGTAAGCGCAGCCAACTACTATAAAGTAAAGCTGGATGCCAGCAACATTATTGCCGAAATGACCACCAGCACCCGTGTTGGCTTCCATCAATATACTTTCCCTAAATCGGATAACGCACATATTATCCTCGACTTGATGGCCGGGATCTATAACTATCCTGATAAAAACGTGTGGACCTACCTGCGCATGGTGGATGACAGTACCGTTGTGGGCTACCGCTCAACCAATGGCTGGGCGCGCACCCGCACACTGTATTTCGCCATGACTTTTAATAAGCCTTTTATCCAGATGGGTTATAAGAAGTTTGATAAACGCGAAGTTTACGGGGGCTTTTGGGGCAAATTTGCCAGGGTAAAGAACTTTCCTGAACTTGCCGGGCGCCAGTTAAAAACGTTCTTCGATTTTAAAACGGAGGAAGGCGAAAAGATCAAGATCAAATTTGCACTGTCGCCGGTTAGTATTGACGGCGCGCTGAACAATATGAAGGCCGAGATTCCGGGCTGGGACTTTGACAAAGTGAAGAACGATGGACAGGCGCAGTGGGAAGCTGAGTTGCATAAAATTGTAATAGAGGGCAGCAAAGATGAAAAGGAAGATTTTTATACCTCGATGTACCACGCTATGATCAACCCTACTATTTATATGGATGTGGATGGCCAGTATAAAGGGCTTGACCAGAACATTCATAAAGCAGAAGGATTTACCAACTATACTACATTTAGCTTGTGGGATACCCACCGCGCCCTGCACCCACTGTTTAATATCATTGACCCGAAAAGAAACTCGGATATGGTACAAAGCATGATGGCCCATTTTGACCAGAGCCCGGAGCACATGCTGCCAATCTGGAGCAACTCGGCCAACGAAAACTGGTGTATGAGCGGTTATCACAGCGTATCTGTTATTGCTGATGCCGTGGTTAAAGGCAATGCGCCCTTTGATGCCAACAAAGCGCTGGATGCCTGTGTGGCCACCGCCCGGCACCGTGATTACGAGGGCATAGGTTACTATATGGACCTGGGCTACATTCCGGATGAAAAGAACGGCAACTCGGTATCATCAACCCAGGAATATGCTTATGACGATTTTTGCATTGCGCAGATGGCTAAAAAGCTGAACCGCATGGATGTTTACGAGGAATTTAACAAACGCGCGCAAAACTGGAAAAATGTATATGACCCTAAAACCGGGTTTATGCACCCTAAAATGGCCGACGGTACTTTCCGCAAAAACTTTGATCCGTTTACAACTATTAACCAGGGCTTTATTGAAGGTAATGCATGGAACTATACCCTGTACGTACCCCATGACCCGGCAGGACTAATTAAGATGATGGGCGGCAACAAACGTTTTATAACCTATGTCGATAGCCTTTTCAGCTATAACCTGCCCGATAAATATTTTGCCGAAACTGAGGATATTACAAAGGATGGCATCATCGGCAACTATGTTCATGGCAATGAGCCATCACACCATGTTGCTTATTTGTATGACTGGACCGATAAGCCATGGAAGGCTCAGGAGAAGATCAGGATGATCTTGCCCCGTATGTATAAGCCAACGCCTGATGGATTAGGGGGTAACGATGACACCGGGCAAATGAGTGCCTGGTACATTTTCAGTTCGCTTGGCTTTTACCCGGTTGCTCCCGCTACCGATCAATATGCTATAGGCAGCCCGGCTGTTCAGCATGCTGTGGTACAGGTTGGCGATGGAAAAACCTTTACCATAAACGTGAAGAACCAAAGCGACAAAAACGTATATATCCAGAAAATAACCCTTAACGGACAGCCGCATCCCGGGATGTTTTTAAGCCATTCAGACATTATGAACGGTGGCGAGATCACATTCGTGATGGGAAGTAAACATAAATAA
- a CDS encoding glycosyl hydrolase family protein, producing the protein MNKPWFAAIALICSLCACKKAAFDTALPVKQTQQASPVTVILGQNLPGYTIPHIFEGLSYETALLTESPDYLNENNAVLIQLIKNLGKGVLRIGGNSSDEIEWGGDDAGTDSLKRKLTKADIDRLAAFAKAIKWPVLFGLNLADNNAVKAAAEADYVHTALQNNLYALQFGNEPDVFFMKPRPHNYKYADYQREWDTYYAAVKSTVPGVRFAGPDIDPFNTRWLAEFAKNEAQKVILLDAHYYNYGPASDPSLNINNVLRPNKNMEVFLQGMNKIATAHNLPFRISEANSIWGQGKPGLSNTFASALWALDFMWRIAQNNGQGVNFHGGGIRFVYTPINIDNGLITARPVYYAMLAFKYGAIGGKIIPVQIINRDESDNYNVYACVKPDKSTSLTLINKEIKKDFSFTVQLSNTTSSIKIVRLSAPSVTALNNITFAGSTINADGTFEPAITEQYRTDQKNIVVTVPAGSAAVVVIK; encoded by the coding sequence ATGAATAAACCCTGGTTTGCTGCCATTGCATTAATATGTAGCTTGTGTGCTTGTAAAAAAGCTGCTTTTGATACAGCCCTGCCGGTGAAACAAACCCAGCAGGCAAGTCCTGTTACGGTAATATTAGGTCAAAATCTTCCGGGTTATACTATTCCTCACATCTTTGAAGGCTTAAGTTATGAAACGGCGCTTTTGACTGAAAGCCCTGACTATCTCAATGAAAACAATGCCGTACTTATCCAGCTTATAAAAAACCTTGGGAAAGGGGTGCTGCGCATTGGGGGAAACAGCAGTGATGAGATTGAATGGGGCGGTGATGATGCAGGTACAGACTCCCTCAAACGAAAACTTACAAAGGCGGATATTGATCGTTTGGCGGCATTTGCAAAAGCTATTAAATGGCCCGTGTTATTTGGCCTTAACCTGGCTGATAATAATGCCGTGAAGGCGGCAGCAGAGGCAGATTACGTGCATACAGCCCTTCAAAACAACCTGTATGCCTTACAGTTTGGTAATGAGCCTGATGTTTTTTTTATGAAGCCCCGACCGCATAACTATAAGTATGCTGACTACCAGCGCGAATGGGATACGTATTATGCCGCAGTAAAAAGCACAGTTCCGGGTGTACGGTTTGCGGGGCCCGACATTGACCCTTTTAACACGAGATGGCTGGCCGAATTTGCCAAAAACGAGGCCCAAAAGGTTATTCTGCTAGATGCGCATTATTATAACTACGGCCCGGCTTCAGATCCTTCCTTAAATATAAACAATGTGTTAAGGCCCAATAAAAACATGGAGGTCTTTTTACAGGGAATGAATAAGATTGCCACTGCGCATAATCTTCCGTTCAGAATATCAGAAGCCAATAGCATTTGGGGACAGGGAAAGCCGGGCCTCAGCAACACTTTTGCATCGGCACTTTGGGCGCTTGACTTTATGTGGCGCATAGCTCAAAACAACGGGCAGGGCGTTAATTTTCATGGTGGAGGCATCCGCTTTGTTTATACCCCCATTAATATAGATAACGGCCTTATTACTGCACGGCCCGTGTATTACGCTATGCTGGCATTTAAATATGGGGCAATTGGCGGAAAGATAATTCCGGTTCAGATTATTAACCGCGATGAAAGTGACAACTATAATGTATATGCCTGCGTTAAGCCAGACAAGTCAACATCGTTAACATTGATAAATAAAGAGATAAAAAAGGATTTTTCGTTTACTGTTCAGCTAAGCAATACCACATCATCCATAAAAATTGTACGCCTGAGCGCCCCTTCCGTTACCGCATTGAACAACATTACTTTTGCCGGATCCACTATAAACGCCGATGGCACTTTTGAGCCAGCAATTACCGAGCAATACCGTACCGATCAGAAAAATATAGTGGTAACCGTACCGGCAGGAAGCGCGGCGGTTGTGGTTATAAAGTAG
- a CDS encoding RNA polymerase sigma factor, with product MMTADIKLAEMWEGCLKNDRKQQELLYKTLAPRMLAVCMRYAHDKDEAQDILQEGFIKMFKNAHNYRGDGNLEGWIRRIMVHCAISRYRKLKPMVLVEDFTEENSGLSSGYNAHGLEVKDLMKMIQKLPQTYRSVFNMYAIEGYSHQEIGTKLGMTELLSRTNLHRARAILKEMVNKLTANEMHYMAG from the coding sequence ATGATGACCGCCGATATAAAATTAGCCGAAATGTGGGAAGGCTGCCTAAAGAACGATCGCAAGCAGCAGGAACTGTTATATAAAACACTGGCCCCCAGGATGCTGGCGGTTTGTATGCGCTATGCCCACGATAAAGACGAAGCCCAGGACATTTTACAGGAAGGCTTTATAAAGATGTTCAAAAATGCCCACAACTACCGTGGCGACGGCAACCTTGAAGGATGGATCCGCCGGATAATGGTTCATTGTGCCATATCCCGATACCGCAAACTTAAACCGATGGTTTTGGTGGAGGACTTTACCGAAGAAAACAGCGGACTCAGCAGCGGCTATAATGCCCATGGGCTGGAAGTAAAGGATTTGATGAAGATGATCCAGAAACTTCCGCAAACCTATCGCTCTGTGTTTAATATGTATGCCATAGAAGGCTACTCGCACCAGGAAATTGGAACAAAACTGGGAATGACCGAGCTTTTATCACGCACCAACCTGCACCGCGCCCGCGCCATTTTAAAAGAGATGGTGAACAAGCTTACCGCGAACGAAATGCATTATATGGCGGGTTAA